In the Campylobacter sp. RM6914 genome, one interval contains:
- the rplS gene encoding 50S ribosomal protein L19, protein MRNKYIEAFENAQIASKTVPEFRAGDTLRVAIRIKEGDKTRVQNFEGVCIARRGSGVGETFMIRKIGANSVGVERIFPIYSESIEEITVLRRGRVRRAKLFYLRNLRGRAAKIRELRK, encoded by the coding sequence ATGAGAAATAAGTATATTGAAGCATTTGAGAATGCTCAAATCGCAAGCAAAACTGTGCCTGAATTTCGTGCGGGTGATACACTTCGTGTAGCTATTCGTATTAAAGAGGGCGATAAGACTAGGGTTCAAAATTTTGAAGGTGTCTGTATAGCTAGACGCGGAAGTGGCGTAGGTGAGACATTCATGATCAGAAAAATCGGCGCAAACAGTGTAGGCGTTGAGAGAATTTTCCCTATTTATAGCGAAAGTATCGAAGAGATCACTGTATTAAGACGTGGTCGTGTTAGACGTGCTAAACTATTTTATCTACGCAATTTACGCGGTAGAGCTGCTAAGATCCGCGAACTTAGAAAATAA
- a CDS encoding DUF3972 domain-containing protein, which produces MQTFLKIDEFCKLVHLEREVIEGMIERGVLNTKIEEDGEIYIEASQGTMSVVPTTSSNLSVNMNAIAGESFVEKTIGTILNLHEKVLDAKDETLEVLRNENKFLKEALFSMQELYDEDRKTIETLTDQLKISQDEVEFLKRKYKLMWNKAVENFKDN; this is translated from the coding sequence ATGCAGACTTTTTTAAAGATAGATGAGTTTTGCAAACTTGTGCATTTAGAGCGTGAAGTCATCGAAGGCATGATAGAGCGCGGTGTGTTAAATACAAAAATTGAAGAAGACGGCGAAATTTACATCGAAGCTTCGCAAGGAACCATGAGTGTAGTGCCTACAACAAGTTCAAATTTAAGCGTAAATATGAACGCGATTGCGGGCGAGAGTTTTGTAGAAAAAACTATCGGAACGATTTTAAATTTACATGAAAAAGTTCTTGATGCAAAAGACGAAACGCTTGAAGTTTTAAGAAACGAGAATAAATTTTTAAAAGAAGCGCTGTTTTCCATGCAAGAACTTTACGATGAAGACAGAAAGACTATAGAAACACTAACGGATCAACTTAAAATTTCGCAAGATGAGGTTGAGTTTTTAAAACGTAAATACAAACTTATGTGGAACAAGGCGGTCGAAAATTTCAAGGATAATTAG
- a CDS encoding peptidase U32 family protein produces the protein MLKPELLSPAGNLTKLKIALEYGADAVYASVASFSLRTRSAREFSLESFEEGIRYTHEKGKKFYVTINAFPFNGQIEPLKRHLQTVSAMKPDAFLISTPGVMSLAKEIAPDIDIHLSTQANVMNYLDARIYHEMGASRIVVAREMSLKDVIKIKEMLPNLEIEIFVHGSMCFAYSGRCLVSAVQSGRQSNRGSCANDCRFKYELYAKNPESGTLFRLEEDPEGGTHVMNAKDLSLISHIDEIVKSGVIDSCKIEGRTKSEYYAACATRAYRMAIDDAASGKFKREKYEFEINTLKNRGFTDGYLVSRPYERVDTQNHTSSLEEGTHQVHAISEDGEFIKCKFKIVANEAYEIVSPLDSIIEVGESELGSVYDNNGKFWLEFKQLVSKKGKIFEEIHSGNENEIKLPIKLPKFSFLRKEFK, from the coding sequence GTGTTAAAGCCCGAATTATTAAGCCCTGCAGGAAATTTAACTAAACTTAAAATAGCCCTTGAATACGGCGCAGATGCCGTCTACGCCTCTGTGGCTAGTTTTAGTTTACGCACACGCTCGGCTAGAGAATTTAGTCTAGAAAGCTTTGAAGAAGGCATAAGATATACTCATGAAAAAGGAAAGAAATTTTATGTTACCATAAATGCATTTCCTTTTAATGGGCAGATCGAGCCGTTAAAGCGCCACTTACAAACAGTTTCAGCTATGAAACCTGATGCTTTTTTGATCTCAACTCCAGGCGTAATGAGTCTTGCAAAGGAGATAGCTCCTGATATTGACATACACTTAAGTACACAGGCAAATGTGATGAACTATCTTGATGCTAGAATTTATCATGAAATGGGTGCGTCACGCATAGTTGTGGCTCGCGAGATGAGTCTAAAGGATGTCATCAAGATAAAGGAAATGCTACCTAATCTCGAAATAGAAATTTTTGTTCACGGCTCTATGTGTTTTGCTTATTCTGGTAGATGTTTGGTTAGTGCTGTGCAAAGCGGACGACAGTCAAATCGCGGAAGTTGCGCGAATGATTGCCGTTTTAAATACGAACTTTATGCTAAAAATCCAGAAAGCGGGACTTTGTTCCGATTGGAAGAAGATCCTGAAGGCGGTACGCATGTTATGAACGCAAAGGATTTAAGCCTTATCTCTCATATCGATGAAATAGTAAAATCAGGCGTCATAGACAGCTGCAAAATAGAAGGCAGGACAAAGAGCGAGTATTATGCGGCATGTGCTACGCGTGCTTACAGAATGGCGATAGATGACGCGGCAAGTGGTAAATTTAAGCGAGAAAAGTATGAATTTGAGATAAATACGCTTAAAAACCGCGGCTTTACGGACGGATATCTAGTAAGTCGTCCTTACGAACGAGTCGATACTCAAAACCACACCAGTAGCTTGGAAGAGGGCACTCATCAAGTTCATGCGATAAGCGAAGATGGGGAATTTATAAAGTGTAAATTTAAGATCGTCGCTAATGAGGCTTACGAGATAGTATCTCCGCTTGATAGTATTATAGAAGTCGGCGAAAGCGAGCTTGGAAGTGTTTATGATAACAATGGAAAGTTTTGGCTGGAATTTAAACAGCTTGTGAGTAAAAAAGGTAAAATTTTCGAAGAGATCCACAGCGGTAACGAAAACGAGATAAAACTACCTATAAAACTACCTAAATTTAGTTTTCTAAGAAAGGAATTTAAGTGA
- the waaA gene encoding lipid IV(A) 3-deoxy-D-manno-octulosonic acid transferase produces MVAIYYILALIAWLIGAIFLLPLSLKKKYRSAIPARFFLFNNPKFKDAKVHFHACSYGEIQALTPIMRKFEDKAISVVTHTGFEAAKKISQNSRFLPFEIFLPFWLKKSKILVIFEAELWLMLVFVAKLNGSRVILINARISDRSYARYKKFSFFYATIFRYIDQVYAQSDLDKERLMSLGAKDIKVAGNVKSAFASQPGKIYKKPKERVIVLASTHEGEEKMLLENLKLSKNDKLVIAPRHPERFASVGEFVKEWSHKHGFEFDKFSQNGNFNRQITLLDTLGELVNVYAISDVVVLGGSFVSGIGGHNPIECANFNPILVSGEHVFNQKALFRLVSGVKFIKTNELNDVLSLYKERARIINKADITVIIDDIRSSYEQ; encoded by the coding sequence GTGGTAGCGATTTATTATATCTTAGCTTTGATCGCATGGTTGATCGGAGCTATTTTTTTACTCCCTTTAAGCCTTAAAAAGAAATACCGCAGCGCTATACCGGCTCGGTTTTTTCTTTTTAATAACCCAAAATTTAAAGACGCCAAAGTTCATTTTCATGCTTGCAGTTATGGTGAGATTCAGGCTTTAACGCCGATCATGAGAAAATTTGAGGATAAGGCGATAAGCGTAGTGACGCATACCGGTTTTGAAGCAGCAAAAAAAATAAGCCAGAATTCACGGTTTTTACCATTTGAGATATTTTTACCATTTTGGCTTAAAAAAAGTAAAATTTTAGTTATTTTTGAAGCCGAACTTTGGCTCATGCTTGTTTTTGTGGCTAAGCTAAATGGCTCAAGGGTTATTTTGATAAACGCCAGAATTTCAGATAGAAGTTATGCTAGATATAAGAAATTTAGTTTTTTTTATGCTACTATTTTTAGATACATAGACCAAGTTTATGCGCAAAGCGATCTAGATAAAGAAAGACTTATGAGTCTTGGAGCAAAAGATATAAAAGTAGCTGGCAATGTCAAATCAGCGTTTGCCTCACAACCTGGTAAAATTTATAAAAAGCCTAAAGAAAGGGTTATAGTTTTAGCAAGCACGCATGAAGGTGAAGAGAAAATGCTACTTGAAAATTTGAAGTTAAGCAAAAATGACAAGCTTGTTATAGCCCCAAGACATCCTGAGAGATTTGCAAGTGTTGGCGAGTTTGTAAAAGAATGGTCGCATAAGCACGGCTTTGAGTTTGATAAATTTAGTCAAAACGGAAATTTTAATAGACAAATAACTTTACTTGATACGCTCGGTGAGCTCGTAAATGTTTATGCTATAAGTGACGTGGTAGTGCTTGGGGGAAGTTTTGTTTCTGGTATTGGCGGACACAACCCAATAGAGTGTGCAAATTTTAATCCTATTCTTGTGAGTGGCGAGCATGTATTTAACCAAAAAGCACTATTTAGGCTTGTAAGTGGAGTAAAATTTATCAAAACAAATGAGCTAAATGATGTTTTAAGTCTTTACAAAGAGCGTGCAAGGATTATTAACAAGGCCGATATTACGGTGATTATAGATGATATTAGGAGTAGTTATGAGCAGTGA
- the purE gene encoding 5-(carboxyamino)imidazole ribonucleotide mutase produces MKFVSIIMGSKSDYEIVSEAAKLLEKFEVKYELIISSAHRSPERTHEYVKNAEVKGAQVFIAAAGMAAHLAGAIAANTTKPVIGIPMAGSALGGVDALYSTVQMPSGMPVATLAIGKAGAINSAYLAMQILALSDDVLAKKLKEDRKAKEEALKADSAKVEVIL; encoded by the coding sequence GTGAAATTTGTTTCTATTATAATGGGAAGTAAGAGCGACTACGAGATAGTAAGTGAAGCGGCAAAACTACTTGAAAAATTTGAAGTAAAATACGAACTCATTATTAGCTCTGCTCACAGAAGTCCGGAAAGAACGCATGAATACGTAAAAAATGCCGAAGTAAAAGGCGCACAAGTCTTCATAGCAGCAGCTGGAATGGCGGCTCACTTGGCAGGCGCGATCGCGGCAAATACCACAAAACCTGTTATCGGTATACCTATGGCCGGTTCTGCATTGGGTGGAGTGGATGCTCTTTACTCAACAGTGCAAATGCCAAGTGGAATGCCGGTGGCAACACTCGCGATAGGTAAGGCGGGAGCGATAAATTCTGCTTATCTTGCCATGCAAATTTTAGCGTTAAGCGATGATGTTTTAGCTAAAAAACTTAAGGAAGACAGAAAGGCGAAAGAGGAGGCTTTAAAGGCTGACTCGGCAAAGGTTGAAGTTATACTTTAA
- the trmD gene encoding tRNA (guanosine(37)-N1)-methyltransferase TrmD yields the protein MKFSFVSLFPQLIEPYFKDSILARAVSSNKINLSFVNPRDYTKQKNLKVDEYMIGGGAGLLMFAQPIDDALSEIKKNDKSVHIIFLTPAAKKFNQNDAKRLAKKDHICFVCGRYEGIDERIIEMWADEVFSIGDYVLTGGELGALCMSDAISRNIDGVLGNNESLAVESFEDNLLEAPSFAKPDLFKGSFVVSEFLKGNHGKIQSLKNRMAHCKTKFFRPDLYQKIKP from the coding sequence ATGAAATTTAGCTTTGTATCTTTATTTCCACAGTTAATAGAACCATACTTTAAAGACTCAATCCTTGCAAGGGCAGTATCTTCTAATAAGATCAATCTCTCTTTTGTCAATCCTCGTGATTATACAAAACAAAAAAATTTAAAAGTTGATGAGTATATGATAGGCGGTGGCGCAGGTCTTTTGATGTTTGCACAGCCGATTGATGACGCTTTGAGTGAGATAAAAAAAAATGATAAGAGTGTGCATATTATTTTTTTAACTCCGGCTGCAAAGAAATTTAATCAAAATGATGCCAAAAGATTAGCCAAAAAAGATCATATCTGTTTTGTTTGTGGCAGATATGAGGGTATCGATGAGAGAATCATTGAAATGTGGGCTGATGAAGTTTTTAGCATAGGCGATTATGTGCTAACTGGTGGGGAGCTTGGCGCTCTTTGTATGAGTGATGCAATATCTAGAAATATAGATGGAGTGCTTGGCAATAATGAGAGTTTGGCAGTGGAGAGTTTTGAGGATAATTTGCTTGAAGCTCCATCCTTTGCTAAGCCTGACCTCTTTAAAGGTAGTTTTGTTGTTTCAGAGTTTTTAAAGGGAAATCATGGTAAAATCCAGTCTTTAAAAAACAGGATGGCGCACTGCAAAACAAAGTTCTTCCGCCCTGATTTATACCAAAAAATTAAGCCATAA
- the ffh gene encoding signal recognition particle protein: MFEQISESFRLAVSKIRFVDDEKALKNAFDVLKKALLKADVHHKVTKDLLSAIESEIKQTSIGQKQFLDAIKLKLTEILTAPGNQGFVYAQTAPTIVLMAGLQGSGKTTTTIKLANYLKLRKKKVLVAACDLQRLAAVEQLRQLCVANEIDLFFIENENDPVKVAKEALVKAKSGLYDVLLVDTAGRLAIDEALMGQIKDVKSAINPHEIFYVADAMSGQDGVRSAASFNEALNISGAILSKFDSDSKGGVAISIAKQLGIPLRFVGTGEKVADLESFIPDRIVGRIMGEGDLATLVEKTSSIIDEKEAKRLNQKIKKGQFNFNDFLEQMESVKKLGSMKSLIGMIPGLSNMANQIKDIDLDNSKEILHIKAMINSMTQKERENPELLNNSRKRRLAAGSGLSQVEVNRFLKQFENASKLAKKFSGKGGAKGLANMLSQANMNRPR; this comes from the coding sequence GTGTTTGAACAAATCAGTGAGTCGTTTAGATTAGCCGTCAGCAAGATACGTTTTGTAGATGATGAAAAGGCTTTGAAAAACGCATTTGATGTGCTTAAAAAAGCTCTTTTAAAAGCTGATGTTCATCATAAAGTTACCAAGGATTTATTAAGCGCGATCGAAAGCGAGATAAAACAAACTAGTATCGGTCAAAAGCAATTTTTAGATGCTATAAAATTAAAGCTGACAGAAATTTTAACAGCTCCTGGCAATCAAGGCTTTGTTTATGCTCAAACAGCTCCCACCATCGTGTTGATGGCCGGCTTGCAAGGATCCGGAAAAACCACAACTACGATAAAACTAGCAAATTATTTAAAGCTTCGCAAGAAGAAAGTTCTTGTTGCTGCATGTGATTTACAACGTTTGGCTGCAGTTGAACAACTTCGTCAGCTTTGTGTTGCTAATGAAATCGATCTATTTTTTATAGAAAATGAAAATGACCCTGTTAAAGTTGCCAAAGAGGCACTAGTAAAAGCTAAAAGCGGTCTTTATGATGTGCTTTTAGTTGATACGGCAGGTCGTTTGGCTATAGATGAAGCTTTAATGGGTCAAATAAAAGATGTTAAGAGTGCCATAAATCCACATGAAATTTTCTATGTAGCTGACGCTATGAGTGGTCAAGATGGCGTGCGTTCTGCAGCTAGCTTTAATGAAGCGCTAAATATCAGCGGTGCAATACTTTCAAAATTTGACTCTGATAGCAAGGGTGGTGTTGCTATCAGCATAGCAAAACAGTTAGGAATTCCACTTAGGTTTGTTGGTACCGGTGAGAAAGTTGCCGATTTAGAAAGCTTCATACCAGACCGTATAGTCGGTCGCATAATGGGCGAGGGCGACCTTGCTACTCTTGTAGAAAAAACAAGTTCTATTATTGATGAAAAAGAAGCTAAGCGCTTAAATCAAAAGATAAAAAAGGGACAATTTAACTTTAACGACTTTTTAGAACAAATGGAGAGCGTAAAAAAACTAGGTTCTATGAAATCCCTAATAGGTATGATACCTGGTCTTAGCAATATGGCAAATCAGATCAAAGACATAGATCTTGATAACTCAAAAGAAATTTTGCATATAAAAGCTATGATAAATTCAATGACGCAAAAAGAGCGTGAAAATCCCGAGCTTTTAAACAATAGCAGAAAACGTCGTCTAGCAGCCGGCTCTGGGCTATCTCAAGTAGAGGTTAATCGTTTTTTAAAACAGTTTGAAAATGCCTCCAAGCTTGCAAAGAAATTTTCAGGTAAAGGCGGTGCTAAAGGGCTTGCAAATATGCTAAGTCAAGCCAATATGAATAGACCCAGATAG
- a CDS encoding GyrI-like domain-containing protein: MQIINLKEDFEIYGLKAITDNSSEMSRCGKITSLWKEFLSLGFGDLDEIYAVYHEYESDINGFCSLIVGAKNLERKDSRKVFVKNGKYAMFSKDGTGESVTIELWHEIWSFFKSSNLQRVYESDFEKHLKDKIEIYISIK, from the coding sequence GTGCAAATAATTAATCTAAAAGAGGATTTTGAAATTTATGGCTTAAAAGCTATAACAGATAATTCTAGCGAAATGAGTCGTTGTGGCAAGATAACTAGTTTATGGAAAGAATTCTTAAGTTTAGGTTTTGGTGATTTAGATGAAATTTATGCAGTTTATCATGAGTATGAAAGCGATATAAACGGCTTTTGCTCTTTGATCGTAGGTGCTAAAAATTTAGAACGCAAAGATAGCCGGAAGGTTTTTGTTAAAAATGGCAAATATGCTATGTTTAGCAAGGATGGCACAGGAGAGAGTGTTACGATAGAGCTTTGGCATGAAATTTGGAGCTTTTTTAAAAGCTCGAATTTGCAAAGAGTCTATGAGAGCGATTTTGAAAAACATTTAAAAGATAAAATAGAAATTTACATATCAATAAAATAA
- a CDS encoding Nif3-like dinuclear metal center hexameric protein, with amino-acid sequence MKIFDIYEHLNKIAPFDTQEEWDNSGLIVGSFESEFEQIYLSLDIDSELVDKMKPNSLLITHHPLIFKGLKVINLAKYPSGIIAEMIKKNISLISMHTNFDKAVLNRYFVTEILGFDISRSDEFLIYCDVNLNFKELVDLVKDRLNLNQIRTVYAKDEIKTIAICTGSGADLMPYVKADVLLTGDIKYHQALEARENLLNLIDINHYESEQYFGESLAKYLQNLGVLIIISNSKNPFTHF; translated from the coding sequence GTGAAAATTTTTGACATTTACGAACACTTAAACAAGATAGCCCCGTTTGACACACAAGAGGAGTGGGATAATAGTGGACTTATTGTCGGATCGTTTGAGAGTGAGTTTGAGCAAATTTATCTAAGCCTTGACATAGATAGTGAGCTGGTTGATAAAATGAAGCCAAATTCACTTTTAATAACTCATCATCCGCTTATATTTAAAGGACTTAAAGTGATAAATCTTGCCAAGTATCCAAGTGGCATAATCGCTGAAATGATTAAAAAAAATATAAGCTTAATTTCGATGCATACAAACTTTGATAAAGCTGTTTTAAACAGATATTTTGTAACTGAAATTTTAGGCTTTGATATTTCAAGGTCTGATGAATTTTTGATCTATTGTGATGTAAATTTAAATTTTAAAGAGCTTGTGGATTTGGTAAAAGACAGGTTAAATTTAAATCAAATTCGTACTGTCTATGCAAAAGATGAGATAAAAACTATAGCTATTTGCACTGGAAGCGGAGCTGATTTAATGCCTTATGTAAAGGCCGATGTGCTTTTAACGGGTGATATAAAATATCATCAAGCGCTAGAAGCTAGAGAAAATTTGCTAAATTTAATAGATATAAATCACTACGAGAGCGAGCAGTATTTTGGGGAGTCTTTGGCAAAATATTTGCAAAATCTTGGAGTTTTGATTATAATATCTAATTCGAAAAACCCATTCACACATTTTTAA
- a CDS encoding zinc ribbon domain-containing protein: MNKYLQQLVELSKFDKEIDDFTPRIENVQKTYRVTKEECDAISANIEQLDNEVSDIKVQKSQTNAHIAEFAAKIKDVAKKSGLAKSEKEVKALNLEEEIAKEQLEAANEEIARLEKIIDSKNASKEELVAKKSELEAKLTQIEAEISSELEAIEKERAEVYAQKTKLVGEMNQKILTFYEKIRKWAHNSAVVPVRKQACYGCFMQINDKTFAAVVRAEDIVTCPHCGRILYKENI, translated from the coding sequence ATGAATAAATATTTACAACAGCTAGTTGAGCTTTCAAAATTTGATAAAGAGATCGACGATTTTACTCCTCGTATCGAAAACGTTCAAAAAACTTACAGAGTAACAAAAGAAGAATGTGATGCCATAAGCGCAAATATCGAGCAGTTGGACAATGAAGTAAGCGATATCAAAGTTCAAAAAAGTCAAACAAATGCACACATAGCCGAATTTGCAGCAAAGATCAAAGATGTAGCAAAAAAAAGTGGTTTAGCCAAGAGCGAAAAAGAGGTAAAAGCTCTTAATCTTGAAGAAGAGATCGCCAAAGAGCAACTTGAAGCTGCAAACGAAGAGATAGCTAGACTTGAAAAGATAATTGATAGCAAAAATGCAAGTAAGGAAGAGTTAGTAGCTAAAAAGAGCGAGCTAGAGGCTAAACTCACACAGATAGAAGCGGAAATTTCGTCAGAGCTTGAGGCTATTGAGAAAGAAAGAGCTGAAGTTTATGCACAAAAAACTAAGCTTGTAGGCGAGATGAACCAAAAAATTCTTACATTTTATGAGAAAATTCGCAAATGGGCTCATAATTCAGCTGTTGTTCCTGTTAGAAAACAAGCATGCTACGGCTGTTTTATGCAGATAAATGATAAAACTTTTGCAGCTGTAGTTCGTGCTGAAGATATCGTCACTTGCCCTCATTGCGGTAGAATTTTATATAAAGAAAATATTTAA
- a CDS encoding RluA family pseudouridine synthase — MSSEKAYKLLALQEGISNNEAKALIDDGFVYAKGQKILIARALMGANTRFNVQEVPKPSVIFEDENLIAINKPAFITSEKISEIYKFPLLHRLDKETSGVLLLVKDEEFAKKAIEEFKHMRVAKTYVAAIKGIVSEEININEPILTIKTKGGAHSKISKDGKEAISKVTPLMVVGKKSLVKVEIKTGRTHQIRVHLSSVNAPIVGDEKYGKNRSARMYLHAYYIGLLGYNFKANIPKDFNALGFEISNKFEI; from the coding sequence ATGAGCAGTGAAAAAGCATATAAGCTTTTGGCTTTGCAAGAGGGAATTTCAAACAACGAAGCAAAGGCACTAATCGACGATGGTTTTGTGTATGCAAAAGGGCAGAAAATTCTCATAGCTCGTGCGCTAATGGGGGCAAATACACGCTTTAATGTTCAAGAAGTACCAAAGCCAAGCGTGATTTTTGAAGATGAAAATTTGATCGCAATAAATAAACCGGCTTTTATTACGAGTGAAAAGATAAGCGAAATTTATAAATTTCCGCTTCTTCATCGTTTGGATAAAGAAACAAGCGGTGTTTTACTGCTTGTTAAAGATGAAGAATTTGCCAAAAAAGCAATAGAAGAATTTAAGCATATGCGCGTTGCTAAAACCTATGTTGCTGCAATTAAAGGCATAGTGAGTGAAGAAATTAATATAAATGAGCCGATTTTAACCATTAAAACAAAGGGTGGTGCTCACTCTAAAATTTCAAAAGATGGTAAAGAGGCCATCTCGAAAGTAACGCCACTTATGGTTGTCGGCAAAAAGTCACTTGTAAAAGTCGAAATAAAAACAGGAAGAACTCATCAGATAAGGGTTCATTTATCAAGTGTTAATGCACCTATAGTTGGTGATGAAAAATACGGTAAAAATCGTTCAGCTAGAATGTATCTACATGCCTATTATATCGGGCTTTTGGGTTATAATTTTAAAGCTAATATTCCTAAAGATTTTAATGCGTTAGGGTTTGAAATTTCAAATAAATTTGAGATTTAA
- the rpsP gene encoding 30S ribosomal protein S16, producing MATVVRLTRMGRKKRPFYRIVVTDSRKRRDSGWIESIGYYNPMVEPEVVKFDAERLAYWKGVGAKLSDRVEQITSK from the coding sequence ATGGCAACCGTAGTAAGACTAACAAGAATGGGACGCAAAAAAAGACCATTTTATCGTATAGTTGTAACAGATAGTAGAAAAAGACGTGATAGCGGCTGGATAGAGAGTATCGGCTACTACAATCCAATGGTAGAGCCTGAAGTTGTAAAATTTGACGCTGAAAGACTAGCATACTGGAAAGGCGTTGGCGCTAAACTTAGCGATAGAGTTGAACAAATAACAAGCAAATAA
- the rimM gene encoding ribosome maturation factor RimM (Essential for efficient processing of 16S rRNA) has protein sequence MKSENLEVAIIGKTVGLRGYVKLHNKSDFPEQFKKDAKFFDKDGNWLIIKNYDKTRGEALFVGFESIEAAKELTNRVIYTTVEQTRKDCKLKRDEFFYFDIIGLKILENGEILGIVDDIEEISSSNLLFIKTSPSLAEQGFAKSFYIPYIDEFITSVDLEKQEISTKNAKAILENS, from the coding sequence TTGAAGAGTGAAAATCTCGAAGTAGCTATAATAGGCAAAACCGTCGGACTTAGGGGCTATGTAAAGCTTCACAATAAAAGTGACTTCCCTGAGCAGTTTAAAAAAGACGCTAAATTTTTTGACAAAGACGGTAATTGGCTTATTATAAAAAATTATGACAAAACACGCGGTGAGGCTTTGTTTGTTGGTTTTGAAAGTATTGAAGCTGCAAAAGAGCTAACTAACCGCGTCATTTATACTACTGTCGAGCAAACTAGAAAAGATTGCAAGCTTAAGAGAGATGAATTTTTTTATTTTGACATTATCGGACTTAAGATACTGGAAAATGGTGAAATTTTAGGCATAGTTGATGATATTGAAGAAATTTCAAGCTCAAATCTTTTATTTATCAAAACTAGCCCAAGCCTAGCTGAACAAGGCTTTGCAAAAAGCTTTTATATACCGTATATAGACGAATTTATTACCAGTGTTGATCTAGAAAAACAAGAAATTTCAACTAAAAACGCAAAAGCAATTCTTGAAAATTCATGA
- the glyQ gene encoding glycine--tRNA ligase subunit alpha, with product MTFSEIILNLQNYWREQGCVIVQPYDMPAGAGTYHQATFLRSLGKKPWATAYVAPSRRPTDGRYGENPNRLGVYYQFQVLIKPSPKNIQELYLKSLEKLGLDLKNHDIRFVEDNWESPTLGAWGLGWEVWLDGMEVTQFTYFQQVGGITCDLVSGEITYGLERLAMYLQDKDSVYDIVWDDKNGMVTYGDVHKQGEFEWSKYNFEVADVNMLFNQFESAFNECKRCLEAEISLPAYDYCMMAAHTFNVLDARGAISVTQRQEYILKIRELAKSCALTYLKSQEQQ from the coding sequence ATAACTTTTTCAGAGATAATCTTAAATTTACAAAATTATTGGCGTGAGCAAGGTTGTGTTATTGTTCAACCTTACGATATGCCAGCAGGTGCAGGAACATATCATCAAGCGACATTTTTAAGAAGCCTTGGTAAAAAGCCGTGGGCGACTGCCTATGTTGCACCGTCTCGTCGTCCGACAGACGGAAGATACGGTGAAAATCCAAATCGCCTAGGTGTGTATTATCAGTTTCAAGTACTTATCAAGCCAAGCCCAAAAAACATCCAAGAGCTATATCTAAAAAGCCTTGAAAAACTAGGACTTGACCTGAAAAACCATGATATTCGCTTTGTAGAAGATAACTGGGAGAGTCCGACGCTTGGTGCTTGGGGACTAGGCTGGGAAGTTTGGCTTGATGGTATGGAAGTAACGCAGTTTACATACTTTCAGCAAGTTGGTGGCATAACTTGTGACTTAGTAAGCGGAGAGATAACTTACGGTCTTGAAAGACTTGCCATGTATTTGCAAGATAAAGACAGCGTTTATGATATCGTATGGGATGATAAAAACGGTATGGTAACATATGGCGATGTGCATAAACAAGGCGAATTTGAATGGAGTAAATACAACTTTGAAGTAGCCGATGTTAATATGCTTTTTAATCAATTTGAAAGCGCATTTAATGAATGCAAGCGTTGTTTGGAGGCTGAAATTTCGCTTCCTGCGTATGATTATTGCATGATGGCGGCTCATACTTTTAATGTTCTTGATGCAAGAGGTGCGATCTCTGTTACGCAAAGACAAGAGTATATCTTAAAAATCCGCGAGCTTGCCAAATCCTGCGCCTTAACATATCTTAAATCCCAAGAGCAGCAGTGA
- a CDS encoding KH domain-containing protein encodes MVENFLYEYAKLIADFPEKIKVERVELGENFAEIIINADKVDTGKLIGKDGKMINAIKTVIIGCKAKDSTSYRVTVKAFEE; translated from the coding sequence ATGGTTGAAAATTTTTTATACGAATATGCTAAGCTTATAGCCGACTTTCCTGAAAAGATAAAAGTTGAGCGTGTGGAGCTTGGCGAGAATTTTGCCGAGATTATTATAAATGCCGATAAGGTTGATACCGGTAAGTTGATAGGAAAAGATGGCAAGATGATAAATGCCATAAAAACTGTCATTATCGGATGTAAGGCAAAAGACTCCACTAGCTACAGGGTAACGGTAAAAGCTTTTGAAGAGTGA